Proteins encoded together in one uncultured Desulfosarcina sp. window:
- a CDS encoding glycosyl hydrolase 108 family protein — protein sequence MQSLNYAEKIRFEMAVEITLAHEGGDVDDPADPGGRTRFGISKSAYPHVNISTLTREKAIGIYRRDYWLAPNFHLIEDEMIACKLFDLGVNAGTGRAVRLIQKAVNRFRRFDEKLVVDGRLGTKTAEAVNTFRHPKALLMALKIEAGNHYFAVDNPRFLAGWLNRLAE from the coding sequence ATGCAATCTCTCAATTATGCAGAAAAAATCCGCTTCGAAATGGCCGTTGAAATAACCCTGGCCCATGAAGGCGGAGACGTCGACGATCCCGCCGATCCGGGAGGCCGGACCAGGTTCGGGATTTCCAAAAGCGCATATCCTCACGTGAACATCTCCACACTCACCCGTGAAAAGGCCATAGGAATCTACCGGCGGGATTACTGGCTGGCGCCGAATTTCCACCTCATCGAAGACGAAATGATCGCTTGCAAACTGTTTGACCTGGGCGTCAATGCAGGCACCGGCCGTGCGGTAAGGCTGATCCAAAAAGCGGTCAACCGCTTCCGCCGTTTCGATGAAAAGTTGGTCGTGGACGGCCGCCTGGGGACTAAGACCGCCGAGGCGGTCAACACCTTCCGGCATCCCAAAGCCCTTCTTATGGCCCTGAAGATCGAGGCCGGCAATCACTATTTTGCCGTCGACAACCCGCGATTTCTGGCCGGCTGGCTCAACCGCCTGGCCGAATAG